The Tenrec ecaudatus isolate mTenEca1 chromosome 4, mTenEca1.hap1, whole genome shotgun sequence region aggactttgtggattggtgttggacatatgggttaatgttggacttgtgggcttgggaagcactgggtttggatgctttctttatgtgcacttgatgttcacttaaccttgatgtgcacttaacctttctatacacctcttatacatgagtttctatggatttgtttctctaaagtacccaaacaaaCACATTAGGTTGTATTTCCTTTTGTAATAaccttattttcatattttatactttgATAAAGTATGATAAAGCTAGTTTTAGATAAATTTTGAATACTTTTGGAGAATAGTGTGTGTTCCACTACTAGAAGTTCCTGGCCACATTTAAGAAACAGATCAACAAGTTACACAAAAGTAAACATAAGTGAAATAAATCTAAATATAATTTGTAGAACAAACCATAAATGTGAAAATAAATTATAAGAAATACATGATACATAATTATGGGAGTTTTATGAGCAAAAAATCTACTAAAATGTTCATTTCTAATGTCTAATTAAAACATATATTTCAGATGATACAAGCTTCAATATTCTATATAGTACTGGTATATGTTATTTAAGAAATAAACTGGGGAAGTATAGGGGCTTAAtgctaattttaaatatttaaatgaatCCACGAACAGTTCCAAATAggaaagaattaaaaattttatcCTCAGAgacatacatttattttaaatattcaaagACAAATTTTAGCATATAAGGCTTAATACAATATGGAAAAGAAAGTcttgacattaaaaaataatcgTTTTACTTAATGTAAATAATATACTATGGGAATTCAAAAACTTTGTGCTATACTTcgtcctcttcttctttttccagGTATAAATTTTAACATGATGGAATAGGCCTCATTTTCTCTTGACAATTGATAAAATTGAGGGTTAAAGTGTTAGTGACTTACTTCCTAAGAGTCATGCTCCTAAAAGAATAACAGATGTAGACCTAGAATGGACAATCCTCAGTACTTTTATTCTACAAGTAATATTAACAATACTGCAATACTTCCTTGGTGTATAATATGTTAGCTGATGACTGAAAATGTTATTGTGCCTTAAATTGTAGCTATAATACATAATTAAATTATTGAAAGTGGATATACATGAAGATGGCTAGGACATAATTTACATGTTACTACATTATATTTGTATTTTGCACAAAGTATCCATTAACAGCATTCATACTGAAATCACAAGCTTGAATCATATTCATGGTTTATAAGTAGAGTATgaacataaagaaagaaagaaaacatcgttGGAAATGTCAACCATTCCATAGAGTTAAGAACAGTCAAAAAAATGCCCAGCCTTCTGATTCTGTGTGTCTGCTATATATACACTAGAAATTAAAGATTCCTAATAGATTCAGGTTGTATTTGGAGAGAAATGGAATGTAAATAatctgaaggaaaaaagaaatgaatgGGAGTAAATATTTCACTTCATCTTAAATTTCTGGTGCTCTCCCTCTTCTGCTTGACTCTAATGACAGCCTTTATCACTTCTTTGTTCCTCAGACTATAAATGAGTGGGTTCAGCATGGGGATCACAATAGTATAAAACACAGAGGCCACTTGGTCCTTTCCCAAGGAGTAGGAGCTCCTTGGCTTTAAATAAGTGAAAATAATGGTACCATAGAAGATGGTGACCCCCAGCAGGTGGGAGGCACAGGTAGAGAAGGCTTTTAGCTTCCCTGATGTGGAGTTGATTTTCAGGATAGTTGAGAGAATGGATGCATAAGAAGcagagattgtgataagagaagcCACTAAGGTAGAGCCtgcaacaatgaatatcatggtcTCAACATCACGTGTGTCTGTGCAGGACAGAGCTAAAATAGGGCTGGTGTCACAGAAAAAGTGATGCACTACATTGGAGTCACAGAAATGCAAGGTGTTCATGAAAAGCACATTGATTAATGAATTACTAAAGCCAATCAAATAGGATACAGTGATGAGGAAGCGGCAGAGTGATGGGGACATAATGACTGGGTATTGTAGAGGTTTGCAGATAGCTACATAGCGATCATAGGCCATTGAAGAAAGAAGAATACATTCCGTGATACCTAAGAAGACAAAAAAATACATTTGAGCAAAACAGCCTCCAAATGAAATATGTTTGGTGGAAGCTATTAGGTTTTCTAAGGTTTTAGGGGTAATGATTGATGAGTAGCTGAGATCAATGAATGACAGGTGACTGAGGAAGAAATACATGGGCGTTTGTAGCTGGAGGTCCAGGCGGATGATGAGGATCATCCCTGTGTTCCCCAGCACAGTAACCAGGTAGATCAGGAGAAATAGATAAAAGAGCACCAGCCGGAGCTCTTCAGAGTCTGTCAGTCCCATGAGAATGAAGTCAGGCACGTTAGTGTTGTTTCTTCTACCCATaatatgtatttttttctaaTCTGGAGAAAATAAAAGGTTTGAGAttagtgactttaaactgcttttTGTTTGTGTATATGAtctggtatttttaaaaaatctgtattGTTAAAAATCCTGTAATTTTGAAAGGAATacttactatgagccaaaaatgGTGAAAATTTTTATCCCATATTACTTGTCTAGAGTTTTATAAAGCTCAATGACTTCTTCCAAAAATATGTAAAGTAGTTACGGTGATTACAATTTCTGTTTTGTAATATTTTGCACCTTTCTActgaattatttaaaaatacGTGTGCAGACATTTTTCACttaaaacaacttaaaaatatTCCTCTGCTTCTTGTCAAGTATGAAGTGCATAAGGAAGTTATATGTCTGAAAAATATTTCGAAGCTACTACCAACATAAACAGAGAAGAGAATCATTTTTTCTTACCTAATAATTCCAGGGCATTTCTTAAACTGGGGATAACTGTGAATGCAATATCAGTCATCCTGGAGTATTAATTTCCAAGGGGATTTCAGGGCACATTTCCAGCGAGCAAAGTTCAAAGATTAATGAATCCATTTGAGATCTGTAAAAGTTGTCGACTCCCTTGGGAGCAACATTCTGAGGAGATGATGATTTTCTCTCCCTTTACGGTCCTCTACATTTTTCCAGGAATCTGGAGAAATTATTTCTCGagaacttttaaattattttgtaacTTAAAAGCTAGGAAGTAGCCAAGGGGAATTGTAGAGTAGGACATTTTTATGCAGAATTACTCAATCTCTTTTAAAGTATACTATTATAATAGGAATAAAATAggtaaatttaaaaaatgaaagcccTACAATTTTTGAAGAATAGGAATTTAATTCAAaccatttttaaacatttttattgacaCATGCTTCATATCTcatgcaattcaatggtttatatattttaaaaggattTGGGCATCCATCAataaaatcaatttcagaacatttcttcattcATATACTCATTATTATGAGCTAACCATgtcccccaacctccccagcaATAACTTTAATAAAtgattaatccaattactgtctctatatatCTAATCACTATTTATTTTTCCATAATTTCTAGTTCAGTAATTTTTGGTAAAATGCCTAGTTTTATGTTTGCTTGTGTATGGCCTCAATACTATACTGTATACTCAGTGTCTCATCCTCATTACGAAGGACTTAAGATATACCTTGTTTATTGTTAAATTACCCTTCTATACAATAGATttatagtagttacataattttatatcaacTCGAATTTGTTTAAATGTCTGAGAGTGGAATCAAACTGTCAAACAGGTCACCTAGCATAATCCTGTCTCCTTGGGGTGTGGCTTTCTATAACGAAGGCCCTGGATTCTTTTCAACCCTCTCCCCTTCCTGCTTGCTAGCCACCCTGAGAGTTGCCAGAGCCCTGCCATATTTTCACAGACCTAGGTCctacatgactctgcacccacagaCTTGTGATTTTCCTGTATGCTGCACCATTGCACATGACTAGGGACTTAGGGAGTGATGTCAGactcaatcaacttgatggcagtgagcaactGAACATTGCCCTGTCACTGTCCTCCCGCCGAGTCTATTCACCAACAGATGTGTGGACACTGAGGAATAACAAGGAATGTCTGGTCTGGGTGCTCTATTCAGGCTTCCCCTCTCTTTCACTTGTATCAAGGcaatgttgactcataacaaccttatagcacagggtagaactgccccagttggTTTTCAAGACCATAACTATGGGAATAGCAAGCCATATCTTCCTCTTTCAATACTGACAGTATCACCTAATTCACCTACACAGGAATTTATGCGAATAGTTTCACCATTGGGTAATTTGAAATTTACAAGGAAGTagtgaagacaaaacaaaacagaattgcTGTAGACATAacagagctttcataggatgcatttttcccactaggcaagcatcttgCAATTCCCTCTGAGTTAGTGAAACAGTGGTGTCTCCTTGGATggatctctttggtcacagtgaattattttgtaAGAGTCATGAGGCCTTTCCCTTGAAcctcttatttatttgtttgtttgtttgtttatttgatggctgatttaagagaacagcatgtggctgtgaaattctgtttcatgATCAGGAAAGATGCTGCAAACTGTTGAGCGGTTGAACACGTCTTGAAAGGCAAGCACTATGGGAAAACACAATATAAGATTAGTTTTCTTGCTTCAAAAAGGTGAAAGTTGATTGATGACAATCcttgttctggacgtctgtcaacttcccaaatggacgaaaatgtcaacGCTGTAGTGCATTTGTATttaattccaccaggtcaggcggttaataaagttttctatttagaggttctaagtaGATTGCATAACCATGCGCTACAAAAAAGTTTTTCTTTGTGACAAACAAGGGAGTGATGTtgccacaatgaaaatatatgtgCTCAATAGCCACTTCTGTGCAgcagttttggcaaaaaaaacagcTTGTCTCTCTTGCCCaacccaccttactcacctgacctcacgctgtgagacttctttttgtttctgtgaatgaagagacatgaaaggacagcgatttgatgatgtagaagaggtgaagaaaagaacaagggaagTACTATTAGTCATCAAACAGAGGAATTTGGAAAATGCATACAAAAATTGAATCACAGATTTGAGAAATGTCTTAAacgtaatagagagtactttgaaggtgacaaagTTGTTCTGTATAGTagtgacataatttcatgtcaaattgataaatagaatgtaggggaagagtctagtctgtcaatcagtgaCATGGTAACAGCCACCatgaacttcctccctggaggtgggaagcACTCTCTCTCCTTTTGACATTGCTGTTGACAGGCCACagagagctatgctgatggcagccaaaggcctggaggtggaggagccacatggagatccatatcagcactcagatgcttccagtgtctctggatccacaagattttccacccattgggcagtgatcttcctgcattcagaataATTTTATGTGCTATGTGAGTCTAAACAAGAATTCATCGACTAATATTGGAAGTCTGTCCTAATATCAAATATattgacttgatatggactgggctggatgtttgttttttttttaaatcattttattgggggctcatacaattcttatcacaatccatacacacatctattgtgtcaaaaacatatgtacatttattgccatcatcattctcaaaacatgttttattgatgcataattatctgtgatataaaattctctcatatCTATATGCATTCAAATGATCTTGTTTCACCAGTTACCTCGGTCTAACACATTTTATAaaagaatttaaatacatagctttgaaaaataatttcttttttttaggatACACCATCgtgcatatatatatgaacaGAAATAATGGAAATTGACACCAAGGCTAGTAATATTTTATAATGTTATATTCTAAAATATTACTTATAAAAAGTAAAATTTCTCAGCATGTGATCCAGGTCAAAGATTGTCTTAATTgtcaaggaaaaaaataagaaaacaactgaactattcttttaaaatcattttattagtgactcatacaactcagcACAATCTGTACATGCATtaattgtgtcacgcacatttgtaaatattttgccatcatcattctctaaacatttgctttctaattgagtccttggtatcagctcctcattttttcctgtctctccccattcccctcctccccattaaaccttgataatttataaattagtattattttgtcatatcttataccgtccaacatctcccttcacccactttgctgtctatcccccaagggaggaggttgtatgtagaccttgtaatttcttcccctttctcctcaccttccctccaccctctcagcatcaccactctcaccacttgtcatgaagggttcatcagtcctgaattccgtgtgtttcaagttcctatctgtgccagtgtaaatcctccagttcagccggatttgtaaggtagatttgggatcatggtagagggggaaaggaaacactcaagaactagaggaaacttttatatttcatcattgctacactgcaccctgactggctagtctcctccccataGGAGATTTCCAATTTACCACAGATgctccctgggtccccactccacactccccctcactggcaatgatatgatttttttctcttttgtctttgatgcctgatacctgatctctttgatgcctgtgatctcacaggctggtgtgcttcttccatgggagcTTTGTTGTTTCGCAGCTAGATGCCCCCTTGTTTATCTGCCAGcccataggaccccagattctatatcttttgacagctaggcaccgtcagttttcttcaccacatttgcttatgcacctgctttgtctttagcgatcatgtaggggtaggctggtgtgctttttccatgtgggctttgttgtttcttagctagatatctgcctgtttatcttcaagcgtttatatccccagatgctgtatattttgatagctgggcaccagcagctttcttcaccacttttgcttatgcacccactttgtcctcagcgatcaagttgggacaggctggtgtacttcttccatgtggggctttttttgttttg contains the following coding sequences:
- the LOC142446437 gene encoding olfactory receptor 8H1-like, producing MGRRNNTNVPDFILMGLTDSEELRLVLFYLFLLIYLVTVLGNTGMILIIRLDLQLQTPMYFFLSHLSFIDLSYSSIITPKTLENLIASTKHISFGGCFAQMYFFVFLGITECILLSSMAYDRYVAICKPLQYPVIMSPSLCRFLITVSYLIGFSNSLINVLFMNTLHFCDSNVVHHFFCDTSPILALSCTDTRDVETMIFIVAGSTLVASLITISASYASILSTILKINSTSGKLKAFSTCASHLLGVTIFYGTIIFTYLKPRSSYSLGKDQVASVFYTIVIPMLNPLIYSLRNKEVIKAVIRVKQKRESTRNLR